From Bacillus sp. Marseille-P3661:
GTACTTTTCCCAGCACCATTGGGGCCAATAAATGACGTGATCTTCCCTTTTTTAATTTTTAAAGAGACATTATCCACAACCGCTTTGTTTCCATATTTTTTTGAGATTTCTTTTACCTCTACCATGATTTACTCCCCTTTAATAGAAGATAGATAAAGTACACGCCACCGACGAAATTAATAATAACACTGATTGTTGTTGAAAATGTAAATACCCTCTCGACTAACAATTGTCCGCCTACCAAAGCAACGATACTAATTAAGATAGAACCTGTAATTAAGTACGTATGTTTATGGGTTTTCAAAAACTCGTGAGCAACATTGGCTACAAGTAATCCTAAAAATACAATTGGACCAACTAACGCTGTTGAAATCGAAACAAAAACTGCAATTACAATTAGCAATCTTTTTACAACATAATCATAATCAACACCTAAATTGATCGCTTGTTCCTTACCCAATGAAAGAACATCTAAGTACTTCGTAAATCTGTATACGTATGAAGATACTAAGACAATTAACACAATGGAGATGATTAGTAAGTCTGTGTTTACATTATTAAAACTAGCAAACATTCGATCTTGAACAATTAAAAACTCATTTGGATCTATTAAAACCTGCATGAAGGACGAAATACTTTCAAAAAATGTACCAAATATTAATCCTACTAATAAAAGAAAATATATATTTTGACCTTCTCTTTTAAACAATATTTTAAAAAGTATACCTGCAAATAAAACCATAAGTAAAACTGAGATTAAAAAGTTTATATTTTTGTCTACTGCAGTTAAACTAGTTGACCCAAATACAAAGATAATAAAGGTTTGGATCAATAAGTATAGTGAATCTAACCCGATTAAACTTGGTGTTAAAATTCGGTTATTTGTAATGGTTTGAAAAATCATAGTCGAATATGCAATGACTCCACCCGTTATAACAATAGCAAGTATCTTTTTTGCTCTACGTGGAAGTACATAGTCCCAATTATTCCCAACATCGACAAATAAAAAAGCCGCCACAAGTATAATAGATAACACTGCAAGAATTATTAATTTAACTTTATTACTCATAGGCCTTTCTCCTCATTAATAAGTAAAGGAAGATTCCACTTCCAATTACCCCTACTGTAACGCCTATTGCAATCTCATATGGGTAAATAATCACTCGTCCGATGATATCACAGACTAATACAAACACTGCACCTAGCAAAGCTGTATGGGACAAGTTCTTTTTCAGATTATCACCATTATATATGGTTACGATATTAGGAATAATCAGGCCTAAAAACGGGATCATACCAACAGTAAGAATAACTACCGATGTAACTAAAGCTACAATGATTAATCCAATATTGACTACCTGCTTGTGATTAAGGCCTAAGTTAATTGCAAACTCCTCACCCATTCCTGCGATTGTAAACTTATTCGCGAAAAAGTAGGCTACAATCATTAACGGAATACTTATGTATAAAAGTTCATAACGGCCTTGAATCATTAATGAAAAATTCCCTTGTAACCACGATGACATATTCTGAATAATATCATTCTTATAAGCAAAAAAGGTTGTAAGGGAACTTACGATATTCCCAAACATAAGCCCAACAAGTGGTATGAAGATTGCGTCTTTAAACTTGACCTTATCTAAAATTTTCATAAAGATAAATGTACCGGCTAATGAAAAGACAAAGGCTACTAACATTTTTTCTA
This genomic window contains:
- a CDS encoding iron chelate uptake ABC transporter family permease subunit, with the translated sequence MSNKVKLIILAVLSIILVAAFLFVDVGNNWDYVLPRRAKKILAIVITGGVIAYSTMIFQTITNNRILTPSLIGLDSLYLLIQTFIIFVFGSTSLTAVDKNINFLISVLLMVLFAGILFKILFKREGQNIYFLLLVGLIFGTFFESISSFMQVLIDPNEFLIVQDRMFASFNNVNTDLLIISIVLIVLVSSYVYRFTKYLDVLSLGKEQAINLGVDYDYVVKRLLIVIAVFVSISTALVGPIVFLGLLVANVAHEFLKTHKHTYLITGSILISIVALVGGQLLVERVFTFSTTISVIINFVGGVYFIYLLLKGSKSW
- a CDS encoding ABC transporter permease; this translates as MKKRYLVIALIVLSITSLFIGVKDINPLDLFTLSNDQLEILMISRFPRLVSIIIAGVSMSICGLIMQQLTRNKFVSPTTAGTVDSARFGILVSLMLFASASPIEKMLVAFVFSLAGTFIFMKILDKVKFKDAIFIPLVGLMFGNIVSSLTTFFAYKNDIIQNMSSWLQGNFSLMIQGRYELLYISIPLMIVAYFFANKFTIAGMGEEFAINLGLNHKQVVNIGLIIVALVTSVVILTVGMIPFLGLIIPNIVTIYNGDNLKKNLSHTALLGAVFVLVCDIIGRVIIYPYEIAIGVTVGVIGSGIFLYLLMRRKAYE